The Streptomyces sp. WZ-12 genome segment CGAGCGGATCCACCTGGGCTCGGGCATCTTCAACCCGCTCGCCCCCGTCAACCACCCGGTGAAGGTCGCCGAGAAGGTCGCCATGCTCGACCATCTCTCCTCCGGCCGCTTCGAGTTCGGCTCCGGGCGGGGCGCCGGCAGCCACGAGATCCTGGGGTTCCTGCCGGGCATCACCGACATGAACCACACCAAGGAGATCTGGGAGGAGACCATCGCGGAGTTCCCCCGGATGTGGCTCCAGGACGAGTACCAGGGGTTCACCGGCAAGCACTGGCAGCTCCCGCCGCGCAAGGTGCTGCCCAAGCCGTACGGGGGCTCCCACCCGGCGATGTGGTACGCCGCCGGGTCGCCGTCCTCGTACGCGATGGCCGGGAAGAAGGGGCTGGGCGTCCTCGGCTTCAGCGTGCAGAAGGTCGCCGACATGGAGTGGGTCGTCGACTCCTACAAGAACGCGGTCAAGGACGCCGAGCCGGTCGGGGACTTCGTCAACGACAACGTCATGGTGACGTCCACCGCCATCTGCGCGCCGACCCATCAGGAGGCGGTCCGGATCGCGGTCGGCGGCGGGCTCAACTACCTCCAGTCGCTGCTCTTCCGCTACCACGACACCTTCCCGCGGCCGGACGGTATACCGCAGTGGCCCGAGCTGCTCCCCGAGTACACCGAGGAGCTCGTCGAGCTCCTGATCGCCGAGGAGTTGATGATCTGCGGAGACCCCGACGAGGTGCTGCGGCAGTGCAAGCGCTGGGAGCAGGCCGGCGCCGACCAGCTCTCCTTCGGGCTGCCGATCGGGATCTCCTACGAGGACACCATGAACACCATCAAGCTGATCGGCGAGCACGTCATCCCGAAGATCGACACCGATCCGGTGCACCGGACGACCCGCTTCCGGCGGGCGGCGGTGGCGGCGGCCGGCTGAACCCGCCCCGCGCGCCACCCGCCCGTCCCACCCGCCCCGCACCCCAGAAGGGACGCACGCCATGCTCGACCACCTCATCCAGGCCGCGACCGTCGTGGACGGCACGGGCGCGCCGGCCTTCGCCGCCGATGTCGGCATCCGGGACGGGCGGATCGCGGCGGTCGGCCGGCCCGGCACCGTCACCGAGGAGGCCCGGACGAGCGAGGACGCGCGGGGACTGGTCCTCGCCCCCGGGTTCATCGACCCACACACCCACTACGACGCCCAACTGTTCTGGGACCCCTACGCCACCCCGTCCCTCAACCACGGCGTGACCACCGTCGCCGGCGGCAACTGCGGCTTCACCCTCGCCCCGCTCCACCCCGACCGGCCGGCGGACGCCGACTACACCCGGCGGATGATGAGCCGGGTCGAGGGGATGTCGCTGGTCGCGCTGGAACAGGGCGCGCCCTGGAACTGGCACACGTTCGGGGAGTACCTGGACGCGCTGGAGGGGCGGATCGCGGTCAACGCCGGCTTCATGGTCGGCCACTGCGCGCTGCGCCGGCACGTCATGGGCCCGGACGCGATCGGCGGACAGCCCTCGCCGGCCCAACTCGACGCCATGTTGCGGCTGTTCCACGACGCGATGGACGCCGGGGCGTGGGGGCTGTCCACCACCCAGTCGTCCAGCCACTCCGACGGCGACGGCGCACCGGTCGCCTCCCGGCACGCCCGC includes the following:
- a CDS encoding LLM class flavin-dependent oxidoreductase, whose amino-acid sequence is MEFGLFVQGYVPAARAQADPEAEHHALMEETEYVIQADRSGFKYAWASEHHFLEEYSHLSANDVYLGYLAHATERIHLGSGIFNPLAPVNHPVKVAEKVAMLDHLSSGRFEFGSGRGAGSHEILGFLPGITDMNHTKEIWEETIAEFPRMWLQDEYQGFTGKHWQLPPRKVLPKPYGGSHPAMWYAAGSPSSYAMAGKKGLGVLGFSVQKVADMEWVVDSYKNAVKDAEPVGDFVNDNVMVTSTAICAPTHQEAVRIAVGGGLNYLQSLLFRYHDTFPRPDGIPQWPELLPEYTEELVELLIAEELMICGDPDEVLRQCKRWEQAGADQLSFGLPIGISYEDTMNTIKLIGEHVIPKIDTDPVHRTTRFRRAAVAAAG